In Musa acuminata AAA Group cultivar baxijiao chromosome BXJ2-10, Cavendish_Baxijiao_AAA, whole genome shotgun sequence, a genomic segment contains:
- the LOC135625024 gene encoding protein Asterix-like, whose protein sequence is MTPIAAGSVWALRIEIYETKRQTGDGGERAAMKETTSSSANDPRLPSAAKPYVPPTLSPQDLPIDYAGFLAVVFGVVGVTLRYKLCSWLAIIFCAQSLANMKNFENDFKQLSMAFMFGVMGLVTNYLGPSRAAKQR, encoded by the exons ATGACGCCCATCGCGGCCGGATCGGTTTGGGCGCTTCGTATCGAGATCTACGAGACGAAAAGGCAAACCGGCGACGGAGGAGAGCGAGCCGCGATGAAGGAGACGACCAGCTCTTCCGCGAACGATCCGAGGCTGCCGTCCGCCGCGAAGCCCTACGTCCCTCCCACCTTGTCGCCGCAGGATCTCCCCATCGACTACGCCGGATTCCTCGCCGTCGTCTTCGGCGTCGTCGGCGTCACGTTGCGC TACAAGCTCTGTTCGTGGCTGGCGATCATCTTTTGTGCTCAGTCCCTTGCAAACATGAAGAATTTTGAGAATGATTTTAAACAGTTATCTATGGCTTTTAT GTTTGGAGTCATGGGGTTGGTTACTAATTACTTGGGACCTTCTCGTGCTGCCAAGCAACGCTAA